Proteins encoded together in one Flavobacteriales bacterium window:
- a CDS encoding gliding motility-associated C-terminal domain-containing protein, which translates to MRTHTTLATLAVAWMVHAPAWAQPTCSISLGPDATVCAGQTATFTLPAGYSTYLWSTGAAGQSLTTGIAGTYWGQVSYPSGNRVNNGDFNSGNLGFWSQFANNSDLQGEGRYFVGTNANNHHPQLQGTGNGNFLMVNAGFPQQWWYFWSQGVTVCPGQTYTFSFRMMNLANQGPATVELITDWSTSMAQWTAPAAQAVWNTYTTTITTGPNQTAIDLGLRVISNWAVGNDFGIDDISLSGTVNLRDTVVVNVTPLPVVNLGPNVTLCAGDQVMLDATAPGATYLWDNGSTNATRTVSAIGTYSVTVTVNGCSNSDAVDVLVNPLPTVNLGPDVTLCAGDQVTLDATTAGATYLWDNGSTNATRTVSASGTYSVDVTVNGCTASDAVDVLVNPLPTVTLGPDLTLCAGDQITLDATTPGGTYLWDNGSTGATRTVSAAGTYSVDVTVNGCTASDAIDVLVNPLPTVNLGPDVTLCAGDQVTLDATTAGATYLWDNGSTGATRTVSAAGTYSVDVTVNGCTASDAIDVLVNPLPTVNLGPDVTLCAGDQVTLDATTAGATYLWDNGSTGATRIVNAAGTYSVDFTVNGCLASDAIDVLVNPLPTVNLGPDVTLCAGDQVTLDATTAGATYLWDNGSTGATRAANAVGTYSVDVTVNGCAASDAIDVLVNPLPTVNLGPDVTLCAGDQVTLDATTAGATYLWDNGSTSATRTVSTASTYSVDVTLNGCTATDAIDVLVNPLPTVDLGPDLTLCPGTQALLDATTAGATYLWDNGSTAATRTVNAAGTYSVDVTVNGCTASDAVNVIVSNALNVNLGADVTLCAGDQITLDATTTGATYLWDNGSTNATRTVNASGTYSVDVTVNGCTGSDAVDVVVNPLPVVNIGPDVALCAGDQLTLDATTPGATYLWDNGSTSATRTINTAGTYSVDVTVNGCAGSDAVDVVVNPLPAVNIGPDVTLCAGDQVTLDATTPGATYLWDNGSTTATRAVNIAGTYSVDVTVNGCTASDAATVSVIANPVLNLGPDLTLCPGDQAVIDASTPGAAYLWHDGSTATTYTATGAGAVSCTITVNGCSGSDAVQVVMSPAPTVDLGPDQSICAGDQLVLDATCTGCTYLWDDASTGATRTVNTAGIYSVTATANGCSAADDFVLTVAPAPVVNLGADIDLCPGATTLVDATTPGATYLWHDGSTGPTFTAIGPGAVAVTVSIGSCSANDALTVNAINAPTVDLGNDTTLCPGELITLDLTGSGASIVWQDGSTGWTYTTAATGTYSATVTGANGCTAQDAIDVLIATPSAVDLGPDATLCSGSTLVLDATLPGATYLWSDGTSAPTLPATASGLYWVQVSQGSCSVSDTITLTFLPTPAVDLGPDLTLCDGTPTTFDATTPGASYLWHDGSTAPTFTTTSATTVSVTVTLGPCAASDAAVITVIPLPAVDLGPDQTLCAGAVVSLDATLPGATYQWQDGSTGPTYSATTTGTYSVAVLQNGCMNTDAMTLTVVPLPNVELGLDTSLCLGGSLVLAPSVGSASVLWSTGSTQPSLTVNTSGTYWIAATANGCSASDTITATFIDLSALELGPNVTLCPGEVHTFSVNVPGATISWPDGSSNPSWSTSTAGTVVVTASLGGCARQDAAQVSVVAVPQNTLGDDAVLCADDTLVLVAPSGLTGLSWSTGATTDTLWATQPGTYTLSATFQGCPFAESITVSTEPVPSLELGRDVEACEGQQVVLEALASGTVLWSTGAEGHSIAVNGPGLYWASVEGACGSVTDSVRVIISDCGPYIYVPNAFTPDNDGMNDVFVPSVTGHLVQVTLDIFDRWGERIITRELDDLSWDGTVSGLPAPDGVYPWVLRYKAMSSDGVRQERLTGHVTLLR; encoded by the coding sequence ATGCGCACCCATACCACCCTTGCGACCCTGGCCGTCGCCTGGATGGTCCATGCACCGGCGTGGGCCCAGCCCACGTGTTCCATCTCCCTGGGGCCGGACGCCACCGTGTGCGCCGGACAGACCGCCACCTTCACCCTGCCGGCCGGCTATTCCACCTACCTCTGGAGCACCGGGGCCGCTGGCCAGAGCCTCACCACGGGTATCGCCGGCACGTACTGGGGGCAGGTGAGCTACCCTTCCGGCAACCGCGTGAACAACGGCGATTTCAACAGCGGCAATTTGGGTTTCTGGTCCCAGTTCGCGAACAACAGCGACCTCCAGGGCGAAGGCCGCTACTTCGTAGGCACCAACGCCAACAACCACCACCCCCAGCTACAGGGCACCGGCAACGGCAACTTCCTGATGGTGAACGCCGGCTTCCCCCAGCAATGGTGGTACTTCTGGAGCCAGGGCGTGACGGTCTGTCCCGGCCAGACCTATACGTTCAGCTTCAGAATGATGAACCTGGCCAACCAGGGTCCGGCCACCGTGGAGCTGATCACCGACTGGTCCACCTCCATGGCCCAATGGACCGCCCCCGCTGCGCAAGCGGTCTGGAACACCTACACCACCACCATCACCACCGGACCCAACCAGACCGCGATCGACCTGGGCCTGCGGGTCATCTCCAACTGGGCCGTGGGCAATGACTTCGGCATCGATGACATCAGCCTGAGCGGCACGGTGAACCTGCGCGATACCGTCGTGGTGAACGTGACCCCGTTGCCCGTGGTCAACCTTGGGCCGAACGTGACGCTTTGCGCCGGGGATCAAGTGATGCTCGATGCCACCGCACCCGGTGCCACCTACCTGTGGGATAACGGCAGCACCAACGCCACACGTACGGTGAGCGCCATTGGCACCTACAGCGTCACCGTCACCGTGAACGGCTGCAGCAATAGCGATGCGGTCGACGTGCTGGTGAACCCGCTGCCGACAGTCAACCTCGGGCCGGACGTGACGCTTTGTGCTGGGGACCAGGTCACCTTGGACGCCACCACGGCCGGTGCCACCTACCTGTGGGACAACGGCAGCACCAACGCCACCCGCACGGTGAGCGCCAGCGGCACCTACAGCGTGGACGTCACTGTGAACGGATGCACCGCCAGCGATGCGGTCGATGTGCTCGTGAACCCGCTGCCGACGGTCACCCTCGGCCCGGACCTGACCCTCTGCGCAGGCGACCAGATCACGCTCGACGCCACAACGCCCGGAGGCACCTACCTCTGGGATAATGGCAGCACCGGCGCCACCCGCACCGTCAGCGCCGCCGGCACCTACAGCGTGGACGTCACCGTGAACGGATGCACGGCCAGTGACGCGATCGATGTGCTCGTGAACCCGCTGCCGACGGTCAACCTAGGCCCGGACGTGACCCTCTGCGCCGGTGATCAGGTCACCCTCGATGCGACCACCGCCGGTGCCACCTACCTCTGGGACAATGGTAGCACCGGCGCCACCCGCACCGTCAGCGCTGCCGGCACCTACAGCGTGGACGTCACCGTGAACGGATGCACAGCCAGTGACGCGATCGATGTGCTCGTGAACCCGCTGCCGACAGTCAACCTCGGCCCGGACGTGACCCTTTGCGCCGGTGATCAGGTCACCCTCGATGCGACCACCGCCGGCGCCACCTACCTCTGGGACAATGGCAGCACCGGCGCCACCCGTATCGTCAACGCCGCCGGCACCTACAGCGTGGACTTCACCGTGAACGGATGCTTGGCCAGTGACGCGATCGATGTGCTCGTGAACCCGCTGCCGACGGTCAACCTCGGCCCGGACGTGACCCTCTGCGCCGGTGATCAGGTCACCCTCGATGCGACCACCGCCGGCGCCACCTACCTCTGGGACAATGGCAGCACCGGCGCCACCCGCGCGGCCAACGCCGTCGGCACCTACAGCGTGGACGTCACCGTGAACGGATGCGCGGCCAGTGACGCGATCGATGTGCTCGTGAACCCCCTGCCGACGGTCAACCTCGGCCCGGACGTGACCCTCTGCGCCGGTGATCAGGTCACCCTCGATGCGACCACCGCAGGCGCCACCTACCTCTGGGACAACGGCAGCACCAGCGCCACCCGCACCGTCAGCACCGCCAGTACCTACAGCGTGGACGTCACCTTGAACGGATGCACAGCCACTGACGCGATCGATGTGCTCGTGAACCCGCTGCCCACCGTCGACCTCGGCCCGGACCTGACGCTCTGCCCAGGCACGCAGGCCCTGCTGGACGCCACCACGGCCGGCGCTACCTACCTGTGGGACAACGGCAGCACGGCCGCCACCCGGACCGTGAACGCCGCCGGCACCTACAGCGTGGATGTGACCGTGAACGGATGCACCGCCAGTGACGCCGTCAATGTCATCGTGAGCAATGCGCTCAATGTGAACCTCGGCGCGGACGTGACCTTGTGCGCCGGTGATCAGATCACCCTCGACGCGACCACAACCGGTGCGACCTACCTGTGGGACAATGGCAGCACCAACGCCACACGCACGGTGAACGCGTCAGGCACCTACAGCGTGGACGTCACCGTCAACGGCTGCACCGGAAGTGATGCGGTCGATGTGGTGGTGAACCCCTTGCCCGTGGTCAACATCGGTCCGGACGTCGCGCTCTGTGCGGGCGACCAGCTGACCCTCGATGCCACCACGCCCGGTGCCACCTACCTCTGGGACAACGGCAGTACCAGCGCCACGCGCACGATCAACACCGCCGGCACCTACAGCGTGGACGTCACGGTCAACGGCTGCGCCGGAAGTGATGCGGTCGATGTGGTGGTGAACCCGTTGCCCGCGGTCAACATCGGTCCGGACGTGACCCTCTGCGCCGGTGATCAAGTGACGCTTGACGCCACCACCCCCGGCGCCACCTACCTCTGGGACAACGGCAGTACCACAGCCACGCGCGCGGTCAACATCGCCGGCACCTACAGCGTGGACGTCACCGTGAACGGATGCACCGCCAGCGATGCGGCGACCGTTTCCGTGATCGCGAACCCGGTGCTGAACCTCGGGCCGGACCTCACCCTGTGTCCCGGTGATCAGGCGGTGATCGATGCGTCCACGCCCGGTGCCGCCTACCTGTGGCACGACGGCAGCACGGCCACCACCTACACGGCGACCGGCGCGGGTGCCGTGAGCTGCACCATCACCGTCAACGGCTGCAGCGGCTCGGATGCCGTCCAGGTGGTGATGAGCCCCGCGCCGACGGTCGACCTCGGCCCGGACCAGAGCATCTGCGCCGGTGACCAACTGGTGCTCGACGCCACCTGCACAGGCTGCACCTACCTGTGGGACGATGCCAGCACCGGCGCCACACGGACCGTCAACACGGCCGGCATCTATTCAGTGACCGCCACCGCCAATGGCTGCAGTGCGGCGGACGACTTCGTGCTCACCGTGGCGCCCGCTCCCGTGGTGAACCTTGGTGCCGATATCGACCTGTGCCCCGGCGCCACAACGCTCGTGGACGCCACCACGCCGGGAGCCACCTACCTGTGGCACGACGGCAGCACCGGCCCCACCTTCACCGCCATCGGCCCCGGTGCCGTGGCCGTCACCGTTAGCATCGGCAGTTGCTCCGCGAATGATGCCCTCACGGTGAACGCCATCAACGCCCCGACGGTGGACCTCGGCAACGACACCACGCTGTGCCCGGGTGAGCTGATCACCTTGGACCTCACCGGTTCAGGCGCCAGCATCGTCTGGCAGGATGGTTCCACCGGCTGGACCTACACCACGGCCGCGACAGGCACGTACAGCGCCACGGTGACCGGCGCCAATGGATGCACTGCCCAGGATGCGATCGACGTGCTGATCGCCACCCCTTCCGCGGTGGACCTTGGGCCCGATGCCACCCTCTGCTCAGGCAGCACGTTGGTGCTCGATGCCACCCTGCCCGGCGCCACCTACCTCTGGAGCGACGGAACCTCCGCTCCCACCCTGCCAGCCACTGCGAGCGGCCTCTACTGGGTGCAGGTGTCGCAGGGCTCCTGCTCGGTGAGCGATACCATCACCCTCACCTTTCTGCCCACCCCAGCGGTCGACCTGGGCCCCGACCTCACCCTTTGCGACGGCACACCGACCACCTTCGACGCCACCACGCCCGGCGCGAGCTACCTGTGGCACGATGGTTCCACCGCGCCCACCTTCACCACCACTTCGGCGACCACCGTGTCCGTGACGGTGACGCTCGGGCCCTGCGCCGCCAGCGACGCTGCGGTGATCACCGTGATCCCCTTGCCGGCGGTGGACCTCGGACCCGACCAGACGCTCTGTGCCGGCGCGGTGGTCAGCCTGGACGCCACCCTTCCCGGTGCGACCTATCAGTGGCAGGACGGCAGCACGGGCCCCACCTACAGCGCGACCACGACCGGCACTTACTCGGTGGCCGTCCTCCAGAACGGCTGCATGAACACCGATGCCATGACGCTCACGGTGGTGCCCTTGCCCAACGTGGAGCTCGGCCTGGACACCAGCCTCTGCCTTGGGGGATCGTTGGTGCTGGCACCGTCCGTGGGCTCTGCCTCGGTGTTGTGGAGCACCGGCAGCACGCAGCCCTCGCTGACCGTGAACACATCCGGCACCTACTGGATCGCCGCAACGGCCAACGGCTGCTCGGCCAGTGACACCATCACCGCCACCTTCATCGACCTCAGCGCCCTGGAGCTCGGCCCGAACGTCACGCTCTGCCCGGGAGAGGTCCACACCTTCTCCGTGAACGTGCCGGGCGCCACGATCAGTTGGCCGGATGGAAGCTCCAACCCCAGCTGGTCCACCAGCACCGCCGGCACCGTCGTCGTAACGGCGAGCCTGGGCGGATGCGCCCGGCAGGACGCCGCGCAGGTGAGCGTGGTGGCGGTTCCGCAGAACACCCTTGGCGACGATGCCGTGCTTTGCGCCGACGACACGCTGGTCCTCGTGGCACCTTCGGGCCTGACCGGCCTTTCCTGGTCCACCGGGGCCACCACGGATACGCTTTGGGCCACGCAGCCCGGCACATACACCCTTTCCGCCACCTTCCAGGGCTGCCCCTTCGCCGAGAGCATCACCGTGAGCACCGAGCCTGTTCCGTCGCTTGAGCTGGGCCGCGATGTGGAGGCCTGCGAGGGCCAGCAGGTGGTGCTCGAAGCGCTGGCGTCAGGTACCGTGCTGTGGAGCACGGGTGCCGAAGGTCATTCGATCGCAGTGAACGGACCCGGCCTCTACTGGGCCTCCGTGGAAGGCGCCTGCGGCAGCGTCACCGACAGCGTGCGCGTGATCATCAGCGACTGCGGTCCCTACATCTATGTGCCCAACGCCTTTACGCCCGACAACGACGGCATGAACGACGTGTTCGTCCCGAGCGTGACAGGCCACCTGGTGCAGGTGACCCTGGACATCTTCGACCGTTGGGGCGAACGCATCATCACACGCGAGCTCGACGACCTTTCGTGGGACGGCACTGTGAGCGGCCTGCCTGCGCCGGACGGCGTGTATCCCTGGGTGCTGCGCTACAAGGCGATGAGCAGCGACGGCGTGCGGCAGGAACGCCTCACCGGGCACGTGACGCTACTGCGGTGA
- a CDS encoding adenylate/guanylate cyclase domain-containing protein, with amino-acid sequence MTSITRYKLRKLLKYALVSLGVAWVLNLFSGRAWPDYLGAWFLLGLWTGVLEEFLFGRRFRSLVVPLQFLGKVLAVNLLTIGLLAVGWAFDRQADLPGGTAEMGHMGQLLWTNQFLQLVVQVVVVTSLAILVVQVEELMGRRMFLGFLLGRYERPKPEERIMLSIDLAGSTALAEKLGDLKYFRLLNRTYSLMTDAVLRNEAEIHKYVGDEVIFTWPMHVGTRGLNCLDLYFDIEERIRTHAGELESEFGVVPRYRAAVHGGRVISAQIGHIKRAIEFSGDVMNAVSRMLGLCKDLNAGLLVSAELLGRLEDVDDRFTIGPLQVVPVKGRRREVHVHAVSRIRKA; translated from the coding sequence ATGACCAGCATCACCCGCTATAAGCTGCGCAAGCTGCTGAAGTATGCCTTGGTGAGCCTCGGGGTGGCCTGGGTGCTCAACCTGTTCAGTGGTCGTGCCTGGCCGGATTACCTGGGTGCCTGGTTCCTGCTGGGCCTGTGGACAGGTGTGCTGGAGGAGTTCCTGTTCGGGCGCCGGTTCCGCAGTCTGGTGGTGCCGTTGCAGTTCCTGGGCAAGGTGCTGGCGGTGAACCTGCTCACCATCGGGCTGCTGGCCGTGGGCTGGGCCTTCGACCGCCAGGCTGACCTGCCCGGAGGGACCGCCGAGATGGGGCACATGGGACAGTTGTTGTGGACCAACCAGTTCCTGCAACTGGTGGTGCAGGTGGTGGTGGTGACCTCACTGGCCATCCTGGTGGTGCAAGTGGAGGAGCTGATGGGCCGGAGGATGTTCCTGGGTTTCCTGCTCGGACGGTACGAGAGGCCGAAGCCCGAGGAACGCATCATGCTCAGCATCGACCTTGCCGGCAGTACGGCCTTGGCCGAGAAGCTGGGTGACCTCAAGTACTTCCGCCTGCTGAACCGCACCTATTCGCTGATGACCGATGCGGTGCTGCGCAATGAGGCGGAGATCCATAAGTACGTCGGGGACGAGGTCATCTTCACCTGGCCGATGCACGTGGGCACCCGGGGGCTGAACTGCCTGGACCTCTACTTCGACATCGAGGAGCGCATCCGCACGCATGCCGGAGAGCTTGAGAGCGAGTTCGGCGTGGTGCCGCGCTACAGGGCCGCAGTGCATGGGGGGCGGGTGATCAGTGCCCAGATCGGCCACATCAAACGGGCGATCGAGTTCAGTGGCGATGTGATGAACGCCGTGAGCCGCATGCTCGGCCTCTGCAAGGACCTCAACGCTGGTCTGCTCGTCAGCGCCGAACTGCTCGGTCGCCTGGAGGACGTGGACGATCGATTCACCATCGGTCCGCTGCAGGTGGTGCCGGTGAAGGGCCGCCGTCGCGAAGTCCATGTGCACGCCGTGTCCCGCATCCGCAAGGCATGA
- a CDS encoding adenylate/guanylate cyclase domain-containing protein, which produces MMSTSSDRIDRTALRSRRVLRITGAWVAVGIVAAFVETAVLREYGVPAGVADELGQHVWRALLGGLLGGGIYIFLLRDRLRHLAYLPAVGIMTLLVLIVLAGLRSSWNALADPPRANDLLSLTFLGQYLYWALLMAATMLAVRLTDQYGSGALNYLAGRYDKPHQELRIFMFLDMRSSTAIAEKLGHVRYFELLNDVYADITDPLVYTGGEVYQYVGDEVSVSWPLRKGLKDHRCIRCFFGIQRKLAERADHYRQRFGLVPQFKAGFHYGEVTTGEVGLVKKERIFSGDVVNTAARIQNSCNTYGVEILLSKDLLDVLRLPEQLYEARPIGEIALRGKRDEVSLWTLVPVERTTGSKRHAASAEAQ; this is translated from the coding sequence ATGATGTCCACGTCCTCCGATCGCATCGATCGCACGGCACTGCGCAGCAGGCGGGTGTTGCGGATCACCGGCGCGTGGGTCGCTGTAGGCATTGTCGCGGCATTCGTGGAGACCGCCGTGCTCCGCGAATACGGTGTACCTGCAGGGGTGGCCGACGAGCTTGGTCAACACGTCTGGCGTGCGCTCCTCGGCGGCTTGCTCGGCGGCGGCATCTACATCTTCCTGTTGCGCGATCGTCTGCGACACCTCGCCTACCTGCCTGCCGTCGGGATCATGACCCTGCTTGTGCTCATCGTTCTGGCGGGCCTCCGCTCATCCTGGAATGCGCTCGCCGACCCGCCACGGGCCAACGACCTGCTATCCCTCACTTTCCTGGGGCAATATCTCTATTGGGCGCTGCTTATGGCCGCCACCATGCTGGCCGTCCGCCTGACGGACCAGTACGGGAGCGGAGCCTTGAACTACCTGGCCGGCCGCTACGACAAGCCCCATCAGGAGCTCCGGATCTTCATGTTCCTGGATATGCGCAGCAGCACCGCCATTGCCGAGAAGCTGGGGCATGTGCGCTATTTCGAGCTGCTCAACGACGTCTACGCGGACATCACGGACCCGCTCGTGTACACCGGCGGCGAGGTGTATCAGTATGTGGGCGACGAGGTGAGCGTGAGCTGGCCGCTGCGGAAAGGGCTCAAGGACCATCGTTGCATCCGCTGTTTCTTCGGGATCCAACGCAAACTCGCCGAAAGGGCAGACCACTACCGCCAGCGCTTCGGCCTGGTGCCTCAGTTCAAGGCGGGCTTCCACTACGGCGAGGTCACCACCGGCGAGGTGGGCCTGGTGAAGAAGGAGCGGATCTTCAGCGGCGACGTGGTCAACACCGCCGCCCGCATCCAGAACAGCTGCAACACCTACGGGGTGGAGATCCTCCTCAGCAAGGACCTGCTGGATGTGCTGCGCCTGCCCGAACAGCTCTACGAGGCCCGGCCCATCGGAGAGATCGCCCTCCGCGGCAAACGGGATGAGGTCAGCTTGTGGACCTTGGTACCGGTCGAACGGACGACCGGATCCAAGCGACACGCGGCCAGCGCAGAGGCTCAGTAG
- a CDS encoding winged helix-turn-helix transcriptional regulator, with translation MPAPRSPFHTCLYFTSAALARTLDRSAREHFGAVELSPTQGFILISVRSAPGISVSDLAALLVLDQSTVTKTLDKMVSKGLVQREVFGRTVRVFLTGRGERLETDAKAAWKKVQLAYQALVGEGEVKHLCATINQAQAKLTEVEG, from the coding sequence ATGCCAGCCCCCCGTTCCCCCTTCCATACCTGCCTCTACTTCACTTCCGCCGCCCTCGCCCGCACCTTGGACCGCTCCGCACGCGAGCACTTTGGCGCCGTGGAGCTCAGTCCCACGCAAGGATTCATTCTGATCAGTGTGCGTTCCGCGCCGGGGATCTCCGTCAGTGACCTCGCTGCGCTGCTGGTCCTCGATCAGTCCACCGTGACCAAGACCCTCGACAAAATGGTCTCCAAAGGCCTGGTGCAGCGCGAGGTATTCGGGCGCACCGTGCGGGTCTTCCTGACCGGTCGTGGAGAGCGCCTCGAGACGGATGCCAAGGCAGCTTGGAAGAAGGTCCAGTTGGCTTATCAGGCGCTTGTGGGGGAGGGCGAGGTGAAGCACCTGTGTGCCACCATCAACCAAGCTCAGGCGAAGCTGACCGAGGTCGAAGGGTAA
- the folP gene encoding dihydropteroate synthase → MISRPITWRIGDRLKQLPAPCVMGILNATPDSFHPGSRVDVSSALRLAERMLIEGAAILDIGGASSRPGSAEVDTTEELRRVVPVIAAVHARFPEALLSVDTSRAAVVREAVAAGAGLVNDIGAGLLDPEMLPTVATLHVPYIAMHMQGNPATMQLSPTYADVAGEVTLFLSGRIRACKDAGIADVIIDPGFGFGKTTDHNYALLRALPRLAGLGAPVLVGVSRKRMITEVLGTTAATALNGTTILNTLAVLGGAAILRVHDVLEATEVVKLTGRLQDESRQI, encoded by the coding sequence ATGATCTCACGCCCCATCACCTGGCGCATCGGGGACCGGCTGAAGCAGTTACCCGCACCGTGTGTGATGGGCATCCTGAACGCCACGCCGGATTCCTTCCACCCGGGAAGCCGCGTGGATGTCAGCTCGGCACTGCGCCTGGCGGAACGGATGCTGATCGAAGGCGCTGCCATCCTCGACATCGGCGGGGCGAGCTCGCGTCCCGGCTCCGCTGAGGTGGACACGACCGAGGAGCTGCGCCGCGTGGTGCCCGTGATCGCGGCCGTGCACGCACGCTTCCCCGAGGCCCTGCTGAGCGTGGACACGTCGCGCGCCGCCGTTGTCCGCGAAGCGGTGGCCGCCGGCGCAGGGCTGGTGAACGACATCGGCGCAGGCCTGCTGGATCCAGAGATGCTGCCCACCGTGGCCACGCTGCACGTGCCCTATATCGCCATGCACATGCAGGGCAACCCGGCCACCATGCAGCTGTCCCCCACCTACGCGGATGTCGCCGGGGAAGTGACGCTATTCCTGAGCGGACGCATCCGGGCCTGCAAGGACGCCGGGATAGCCGATGTGATCATCGACCCGGGCTTCGGCTTCGGAAAGACCACTGACCATAACTACGCGCTGCTGCGCGCATTGCCGCGGCTGGCGGGCCTGGGCGCGCCCGTGCTCGTGGGCGTTTCGCGCAAGCGCATGATCACTGAGGTGCTCGGCACCACTGCTGCTACCGCACTGAACGGCACCACCATCCTGAACACCCTTGCAGTGCTCGGCGGTGCGGCCATCCTCCGCGTGCATGATGTGCTCGAAGCCACGGAAGTGGTGAAGCTAACAGGCCGCTTGCAGGACGAGTCCCGTCAAATCTGA
- a CDS encoding tetratricopeptide repeat protein gives MARPQVVGLFMFLLFLDPLQAQQDSLLRIWKDPDRPDTVRMQAAGEALRTLIYQHPDSALRLAMDVHETATAVGDRRRQAFALNFKGMAYVLMGNFYPAVVTYREMLALYEQLDDQRGVAGANSNLGAVFHQQGDLVRALEHYERCVPVFEALGDRRGQAITASNLSGIHREMGDTAAARRMLEQVLRTAETADDRPGLAGAYGNLGLLAQDRGDLRGALMLYFRSLRYREQVNDRSGRALMQHDIGEVHRVLGQLDSAQYWISASIALRDSLGDEPGLAQALISLGLLALDRDRPADAIGHCGRAARSAADLQLRNVEEKACACLVRACERTGNEGCVQWNTERRAVLSDSLQRQQARELLARVEFRKSMVADSVQRASAPTEQGTSTGSRSSWPWVVGGLLAAGLGLWWWRRRSAQA, from the coding sequence ATGGCGCGTCCGCAGGTAGTGGGGCTTTTCATGTTCCTCCTTTTCCTGGATCCCCTTCAGGCCCAACAGGACAGCCTCCTCCGCATCTGGAAGGACCCGGACCGTCCGGATACGGTGCGGATGCAGGCGGCCGGAGAGGCGCTCCGCACCTTGATCTACCAGCACCCGGACAGCGCGTTGCGGCTGGCCATGGATGTGCATGAGACCGCCACGGCCGTTGGGGACCGCAGGCGCCAGGCCTTCGCGCTCAACTTCAAGGGCATGGCCTACGTGCTGATGGGCAACTTCTACCCGGCGGTGGTGACCTACCGGGAGATGCTGGCCCTGTACGAGCAGTTGGATGATCAACGCGGGGTGGCCGGAGCGAACAGCAACCTGGGCGCCGTGTTCCACCAGCAGGGCGATCTGGTCAGGGCCCTCGAGCACTACGAGCGGTGCGTGCCGGTGTTCGAAGCGTTGGGCGATCGCCGCGGGCAGGCCATCACGGCCAGCAACCTCAGCGGCATTCACCGGGAGATGGGCGATACGGCCGCCGCACGGCGGATGCTCGAACAGGTGCTGCGGACCGCGGAGACCGCGGATGATCGGCCGGGGCTGGCGGGAGCCTATGGGAACCTGGGCCTGCTTGCCCAGGACAGGGGGGACCTCCGGGGGGCGCTGATGCTCTATTTCCGAAGCCTGCGATACCGTGAGCAGGTGAACGATCGGTCGGGCAGGGCCCTGATGCAGCATGACATCGGAGAAGTGCACCGCGTGCTGGGGCAGCTCGACAGTGCACAGTACTGGATATCGGCCAGCATCGCCTTGCGCGACTCGCTGGGCGACGAGCCGGGGTTGGCCCAGGCCTTGATCAGCCTGGGGCTGCTCGCGCTCGATCGGGACCGACCTGCGGACGCCATCGGCCACTGCGGAAGGGCTGCGCGCTCAGCGGCCGACCTGCAGCTCCGGAACGTGGAGGAGAAGGCCTGCGCCTGCCTGGTGCGGGCTTGCGAACGAACAGGCAACGAAGGTTGTGTGCAGTGGAACACGGAGCGCAGGGCCGTCCTCAGTGACAGCCTACAGCGCCAGCAGGCGCGGGAACTGCTCGCCCGTGTGGAGTTCCGCAAGAGCATGGTCGCGGACAGCGTTCAGCGTGCATCGGCGCCCACCGAGCAAGGCACGAGCACCGGCTCCAGGTCTTCCTGGCCCTGGGTCGTGGGTGGTCTGTTGGCCGCAGGACTGGGCCTCTGGTGGTGGCGGAGGCGCTCCGCACAGGCCTGA
- a CDS encoding DUF1599 domain-containing protein → MERTLSEYDAVTGECMALFTKKAHDYGTAWRVLRVPSLTDQILIKAQRIRTLQTVGESKVGEGIRPELIGIINYAAMALVQLELGVVDAPDLDAASASAKVKAALHQARDLMLRKNHDYGEAWRSMRVSSLVDLILMKLLRIKQIEDNAGSTLVSEGIDANFLDIINYGVFAMIRLDEGA, encoded by the coding sequence ATGGAACGCACCTTGTCCGAGTACGACGCCGTCACCGGCGAGTGCATGGCCCTGTTCACGAAGAAGGCGCACGACTACGGGACGGCCTGGCGCGTACTGCGCGTACCGTCCCTCACGGACCAGATCCTGATCAAGGCGCAGCGCATCCGCACCCTGCAGACGGTGGGGGAGAGCAAGGTCGGCGAAGGCATCCGGCCGGAGCTCATCGGCATCATCAACTACGCGGCGATGGCGCTAGTGCAGCTGGAACTGGGCGTGGTGGATGCGCCCGACCTGGATGCGGCCTCCGCTTCGGCGAAGGTGAAGGCCGCCCTGCACCAGGCGCGCGACCTGATGCTCCGCAAGAACCACGACTACGGTGAGGCCTGGCGCAGCATGCGTGTGAGCTCCCTGGTGGACCTCATCCTGATGAAGCTGCTGCGCATCAAACAGATCGAAGACAATGCCGGCTCCACGTTGGTGAGCGAGGGCATCGATGCGAACTTCCTCGACATCATCAACTATGGCGTTTTCGCCATGATCCGGCTCGATGAAGGTGCCTGA